From a single Nostoc edaphicum CCNP1411 genomic region:
- a CDS encoding iron uptake porin, with product MTKRFWNLFKISPVVVAATFFAANSALAAEVNEQLTNVAQLSEAQESNNMSQVTSVSQFSDVQPTDWAFQALQSLVERYGCIAGYPNSTYRGNRALTRYEFAAGLNACLDRVNELIATATADLVSKQDLATLQRLQEEFSAELATLRGRVDALEARTSELEANQFSTTTKLVGEAIFNVSQAFGDTVADQDADPNNNPDLESNTVFSNRVRLNLYSSFTGTDQLQIRLNAGNIINNSGQTGTLMSRLGFEENTGNDVVIDKVNYAFNFGDAIRVKLDVTGAELYENVNNFNPDFSSSGRGAISRYGRFSPIYRQGADGAGLTVTFNPKGAISLSAAYLSNDANSPTTSGIDPDENNGLFNGDSTIFGQLTFQPSQALNIGLTYARSYQEDPNVFGSTGSFLANDPFGGGRIDSNHYGVQANFRPSSKLTVGGWAGFSNVEARTGAAAGQSADVFYWAATLGLKDFGREGSLLGFIFGQSPRVTSSEFAPGGVEQEDLDTSYHAEALYRLKVSDNISVTPGLLVIFNPDHNDANDTVYVGTLRTTFSF from the coding sequence ATGACAAAACGATTCTGGAATCTTTTCAAGATTAGTCCGGTTGTTGTCGCTGCTACATTTTTCGCAGCGAATAGTGCCTTAGCAGCTGAAGTCAACGAGCAATTAACAAATGTTGCCCAGTTATCTGAAGCTCAAGAGTCTAACAACATGAGCCAGGTAACATCAGTTTCGCAATTTTCAGATGTGCAGCCCACAGATTGGGCATTCCAAGCTTTACAATCCTTGGTTGAGCGTTACGGCTGTATTGCAGGTTATCCCAACAGTACCTATCGTGGTAACCGTGCTTTGACCCGTTATGAATTTGCCGCAGGTTTGAATGCCTGTTTAGACCGAGTTAACGAACTGATTGCTACAGCTACCGCTGATTTGGTCAGCAAACAAGACCTAGCTACTTTACAGCGCTTACAAGAAGAATTTTCTGCTGAACTCGCAACCCTGCGCGGTCGTGTGGATGCTCTAGAAGCCCGCACTTCTGAGTTGGAAGCCAATCAATTCTCCACTACCACCAAGTTGGTTGGGGAAGCAATTTTTAATGTGTCTCAGGCTTTTGGTGACACAGTGGCTGATCAGGACGCTGACCCTAACAATAATCCTGATTTAGAGAGCAACACCGTTTTCTCTAACCGAGTTCGTTTGAACTTGTACAGCAGTTTCACTGGTACAGACCAACTGCAAATCCGGTTGAATGCTGGGAATATCATCAATAATAGTGGTCAAACTGGTACTCTCATGAGCCGTTTGGGTTTTGAAGAGAATACTGGCAACGATGTTGTGATTGATAAGGTTAACTACGCTTTCAACTTTGGTGATGCCATACGTGTAAAACTTGACGTGACTGGTGCTGAGTTATACGAAAACGTCAACAACTTCAATCCTGACTTTTCTAGTTCTGGTAGAGGTGCTATCTCACGCTATGGACGTTTCAGCCCCATCTATCGCCAAGGTGCTGATGGTGCTGGTTTGACTGTCACTTTTAACCCTAAAGGCGCTATCAGCTTGTCTGCTGCTTATCTATCCAACGATGCTAACAGTCCTACTACCAGTGGTATCGATCCTGATGAAAATAATGGACTGTTCAATGGTGATAGTACTATTTTTGGTCAATTAACTTTCCAGCCAAGCCAAGCCTTGAACATAGGTCTGACCTATGCTCGCAGTTATCAAGAAGATCCTAACGTCTTCGGAAGTACAGGCAGTTTCCTAGCGAATGATCCATTTGGAGGTGGTCGTATTGATTCCAACCATTATGGTGTACAAGCTAACTTCAGACCTAGCTCTAAGTTAACTGTTGGCGGTTGGGCAGGCTTCAGCAATGTGGAAGCTAGAACTGGTGCTGCTGCTGGACAAAGTGCAGATGTGTTTTACTGGGCTGCTACTCTTGGTCTAAAGGACTTTGGCAGAGAAGGCAGTTTGCTTGGCTTCATCTTTGGTCAATCACCCAGAGTAACTAGCAGTGAATTTGCTCCCGGTGGTGTAGAGCAAGAGGATCTAGACACCTCTTATCACGCAGAAGCTCTTTATCGCTTAAAGGTCAGCGATAATATTTCCGTTACACCTGGCTTGTTAGTTATCTTCAATCCTGATCATAACGACGCGAATGATACTGTCTATGTTGGTACTCTGCGTACTACTTTCTCCTTCTAA
- the phoU gene encoding phosphate signaling complex protein PhoU gives MKAVHYNPNPQRPQLARAIRRLERDVLRMGALVEQSFRLSHQALFARNLTAAEELPRLDKKIDRFYRQIESDCTAIMTLQAPTAPDLRCLSAFMQLVRDLERIGDYAEDLAEIAIKIFPYEPHTSMPDIEAMSLHAQAMLATSLKALGDFDEAGGRRLKHLDDTVDDAYDRVYQTLAQQRDVPGVVEPIVLLALAIRCLERMADHATNIGQRVAYIVTGQRS, from the coding sequence GTGAAAGCTGTCCATTACAATCCCAATCCTCAAAGACCACAACTCGCACGCGCCATTAGGCGTTTAGAACGGGATGTATTACGTATGGGTGCTTTGGTAGAACAATCATTTCGCCTCAGCCACCAAGCGTTATTTGCTCGTAACTTAACAGCAGCGGAAGAACTTCCTCGATTAGATAAAAAGATTGATCGCTTTTATAGACAAATCGAATCAGACTGTACGGCGATTATGACGCTACAAGCGCCTACAGCCCCAGATTTGCGCTGCTTAAGTGCCTTTATGCAGTTGGTGCGAGACTTAGAGCGCATTGGCGATTATGCTGAGGATTTAGCTGAGATTGCGATTAAAATTTTTCCTTATGAGCCTCATACATCAATGCCCGACATTGAGGCTATGTCCCTTCACGCGCAGGCCATGCTAGCAACTAGCTTGAAGGCTTTGGGAGATTTCGATGAAGCCGGCGGACGCCGTTTAAAGCACCTAGATGATACTGTAGACGATGCTTACGATCGCGTTTATCAGACTTTAGCTCAACAACGGGATGTGCCTGGTGTGGTCGAGCCAATTGTACTGCTAGCACTGGCAATTCGTTGTTTGGAACGCATGGCAGATCATGCCACTAATATCGGTCAAAGGGTAGCATATATTGTCACCGGTCAACGCTCTTAA
- a CDS encoding sensor histidine kinase, which produces MLLLGFFLGLAVGIGFWIWQQVQLNRYLGRLIRPLTPHSYKMGLLLIPGLRQEIAMVKQQRQDLQQSLQTYQDLLDFAPVGYLQVDEENQLLWCNRQAQEILYLQRWQPEQVRLLLELVRSYELDHLIEQTRDWQKPQTGEWIFHPSCDDAAEMAARKSLALRASSLPLPNGQVGVFLENRQPLLDINQVRDRSFSDLAHELRTPLTSIRLVAETLQTRLEPPLNRWVNRLMQEVDRLINLVQSWLDLTQMEANPTMQLQTKVVELRSLIASVWETLEPLAGRQHLSFSYSGPENLWIKADQARIYQVFLNLLDNSIKYSLPGTSIHVEAKIQSTNNNEGDAASPILEINLIDSGVGFSEADLPHVFERFYRGDKARTHSPQDSNSIGAIVGNGLGLAIVEQILIAHGGSIKAMNHPETGGAWMQLQFPEVMANSLSQDYS; this is translated from the coding sequence ATGCTTTTATTGGGATTTTTTCTGGGTTTAGCGGTAGGCATTGGGTTTTGGATTTGGCAACAGGTTCAACTTAACCGCTACCTGGGGCGCTTAATCCGACCGTTAACCCCCCATTCTTATAAGATGGGACTGCTGCTAATTCCTGGGTTGCGGCAGGAAATAGCAATGGTGAAGCAGCAGCGGCAAGATTTGCAGCAGTCGTTGCAAACTTACCAAGACCTGCTAGATTTTGCACCAGTAGGATATTTGCAGGTAGATGAGGAAAATCAACTGCTGTGGTGTAATCGACAGGCGCAGGAAATTTTGTATCTGCAAAGGTGGCAACCAGAACAGGTGCGCTTGTTACTGGAGTTGGTAAGGTCTTATGAACTTGACCATTTAATTGAGCAAACTCGTGATTGGCAAAAACCACAGACGGGAGAATGGATATTTCACCCATCTTGTGATGATGCGGCAGAGATGGCAGCAAGAAAATCTTTGGCTTTGCGGGCGTCTAGCTTGCCTTTACCCAATGGACAAGTGGGAGTCTTTTTAGAAAATCGTCAACCCCTATTGGATATAAATCAAGTACGCGATCGCTCTTTTTCTGATCTAGCCCACGAACTCAGAACACCACTGACTTCGATTCGCTTGGTTGCGGAAACTTTACAAACCCGCTTGGAACCACCTTTAAATCGTTGGGTGAACCGCTTGATGCAGGAAGTTGATCGGCTAATTAACTTAGTGCAAAGCTGGCTAGACCTTACTCAAATGGAAGCAAACCCAACGATGCAATTACAAACCAAAGTTGTAGAATTGCGATCGCTGATTGCATCTGTTTGGGAAACACTAGAACCCTTGGCAGGGCGTCAACATCTGTCTTTTTCTTATTCTGGCCCAGAAAATCTTTGGATTAAGGCAGATCAAGCCCGTATTTACCAAGTTTTTCTCAACTTGCTAGACAACAGCATTAAGTACAGTCTTCCTGGTACAAGCATTCACGTCGAAGCAAAAATCCAATCGACGAATAATAATGAGGGCGATGCTGCTTCCCCAATCTTAGAAATAAATCTTATTGATTCTGGAGTTGGGTTTTCTGAGGCAGATTTGCCCCACGTTTTTGAGCGATTTTATCGAGGAGATAAAGCGCGAACCCATTCCCCACAAGATAGTAACTCCATAGGAGCGATCGTTGGCAATGGTTTAGGTTTAGCGATCGTTGAGCAAATTCTAATTGCCCACGGTGGTTCAATCAAAGCGATGAACCATCCCGAAACTGGCGGTGCGTGGATGCAACTCCAATTTCCTGAAGTTATGGCAAACTCATTAAGCCAAGACTATAGTTAA
- a CDS encoding winged helix-turn-helix domain-containing protein — MYTTESTKYSARTDIGQTSRILVVEDEELIQEMLAVALEEEGYGVITAPDGRSAIEYLKSFETNSGEPPFDLVILDLMLPQINGLDICRLLRHQGNPVPILMLSAKGSETDRVLGLEVGADDYLTKPFSMRELVARCRALLRRQRLSNLPQLPVLKFKDVTLNPQECRVLVRGQEVSLSPKEFRLLELFMSYARRVWSREQLLDQVWGPDFVGDSKTVDVHIRWLREKLEQDPSHPEYIVTVRGFGYRFG; from the coding sequence ATGTATACCACTGAATCGACCAAGTATTCTGCCAGAACGGACATTGGACAAACCAGCCGTATTCTAGTAGTAGAAGATGAAGAATTAATCCAGGAAATGCTAGCTGTAGCTCTGGAAGAAGAAGGTTATGGGGTGATAACTGCTCCCGATGGGCGGTCTGCTATAGAGTATCTCAAAAGTTTTGAAACCAATTCTGGGGAACCGCCCTTTGATCTGGTCATTCTTGATTTGATGCTGCCGCAAATCAATGGGCTAGATATTTGCCGTTTGCTGCGTCATCAAGGCAACCCAGTACCTATTTTAATGCTCAGTGCTAAGGGTAGTGAAACTGACCGGGTTCTGGGATTAGAGGTGGGAGCAGATGACTACCTGACTAAACCATTTAGTATGCGCGAGTTAGTGGCTCGTTGTCGCGCTTTACTCCGCCGCCAACGCCTAAGTAATTTACCACAACTACCAGTATTAAAATTCAAGGATGTCACTTTGAATCCCCAAGAATGCCGAGTACTGGTTCGTGGTCAAGAGGTGAGTCTTTCCCCCAAGGAGTTCCGCCTGCTGGAACTGTTTATGAGTTACGCCCGGCGGGTATGGTCACGGGAACAATTGCTCGATCAGGTTTGGGGGCCAGATTTCGTCGGCGATAGTAAAACCGTAGACGTTCACATTCGGTGGTTGCGCGAAAAATTAGAGCAAGATCCCAGTCATCCCGAATATATTGTGACTGTAAGAGGTTTTGGCTATAGGTTTGGATAA